The Bacillus sp. Bos-x628 genome segment CTATAAACAAGTAAAAGCCCCATGAGAATGTGGAACGGTCGCTGATAGGATGCAATAAAACGTTTAAATATGGAGCCGAATAAACTCCAGCTAAAGGTGCCTAAAAATCCAATCAAGGCGAGAATGGTCGTCAATAAGATGAGATGCACGTTAGACTGTCCATATGGCAGCACAAATGTTGAAATGACGGTTAACCCATACAAGATCGCTTTAGGATTAATAAACTGTAGAAGCATGCCCGGTATGAAATGATTATACCGGTCTAGCACTTCATCTTCTCCACCTTTACTTTTCATTATTTTTACGGCTAAATACAGCATATAACCGGCTCCAATGAAAGCCATGATCCAGCCAATTTTCGGCATCACTTGATGAAGTATCATATTGAAAAAGCAGCTGATACACAAAATGACGAAAAACCCAATCCCCACCCCTAAACAAAATCGGAATGTTTGTTTTACACCATACTTATTCGTAAAGACCATGGCCATGATATTGTTTGGCCCAGGTGTAAAGCTAGTGACAAATGCATAGATCAGCATTGAAAGAAACAAGACTGACTCCCCCTTTTATACGTTATTAAGATCAAAAAGTCTTCATTGCGTATTTTTACGTTTTATTGTACTATTCAGTCTTTATAAAGTAAATGCAGAAAGGAGCTTTTTATATGAAAGAAGTGCAATCAATTATTTCTAAAAACGTGAAGCTTCTCAGAGAACAAAAAAAGTTAAGCCTCGAAAAGATGGCTGATTTAACAGGTGTCAGCAAGACGATGATCGGTCAGATTGAAAGAGGCGAATCGACGCCGACCATCACAACCTTGTGGAAAATTGCAAATGGTTTAAAGGTGTCTTTTAGTGAGTTAATTTACGCTCCACAACCTGAAATCAATGTGGTGCGAAAAGAAGAGGGACAGGTTTTAACAGAGGACGAAGGGAGATATCGCGTTTATACGACTTTTCCATTTGATGTCCGAAGGAAGTTTGAAGTGTATCAAGTGGAAATTGATCTTGGCGGGTCGTTAAGTGCTGATGAACATATCGGAGGAACAGAGGAATTGATTACTGTTTTTGAAGGAGAGCTTTATTTATCAATCGGTGACGAAGAATACACCTTAAAAGCTGGTGACTCTATCCGTTTCAAAGCAGATCGTCCCCATGAGTACAGACAATTAGGAAACCAGATAACACGGCTGCAAATGATCCTTTATTATCCCAATTAAAAAGCTGACAGGCTTGTTCCCTGTCAGCTTTCTATTTTAATAAATCTAGGGGTACGCACGACCGTTCCGGAAAAATGTGACCCTGAATTTTTATCAATCACTTCTATGAATATATGAAAAAATGGATTATCTGCTTTCAACTTGTTTTTTTCTTCAACTTCGTCTTGCTTCTGGCGCTCATGCCCTGCGATTAAACCATGTGTCATCGACTGATTTTATTTCTGCTTTGCTTCCCAGCGAGCGACTTCTTCTCTCACTTGAGGAGCCACTTCTTTTCCGAATAATTCAATCGCTTTTAGTACTTGATCATGCGGCATAGAGCCAACCGGCACATGAAGCATGAAGCGGGTAATTCCTACATTTTTTCGCAGATGGATTACTTTTTCTGCAACTGTATCTGGATCTCCCACATACAACGCACCTTCTAATGTTCTTGCTGCATCAAACGTAGAACGCGTGTAAGGTTCCCAGCCCCGCTCTCTCGCTAATGTATTCATGACATGCTGTGTGGAAGGAAAAAATTGATCTGCAGCCAGCTCTGTTTCTTCTGCCACAAAGCCATGCGAATGTGATGCCACAGTCAACTTAGCGGGATCATGTCCAGCATGAACAGCTGCTTGTTTGTATAACTGGACAAGTGGCGTGAATTGTCTAGGGCTTCCGCCAATGATTGCGAGCACGAGAGGCAATCCTAATAATCCTGCACGAACGACTGATTCACGATTCCCACCACTGCCAATCCAGATCGGAAGAGGATCTTGAACAGGTCGTGGATATACCCCAACATCTTGAATGGATGCACGATGCTTGCCGCTCCATGTCACACGTTCAGACTGCTGTAATTTCAACAGCAAATCAAGCTTTTCCTCAAATAACTCTTCATAATCACTTAAATCATATCCAAACAGTGGAAAAGATTCTATAAATGAACCGCGACCTGCCATAATCTCTGCACGGCCATTAGACAATCCATCTAATGTGGCAAAATCCTGAAACACACGTACGGGATCTGCCGATGAAAGGACCGTTACTGCACTTGTTAGGCGGATATTCTTTGTTTGCGTTGCCGCAGCTGCTAATAACACGGCTGGATTCGATGCCGCAAAATCTTTCCTGTGATGCTCTCCAACACCAAATACATCTAGACCTACTTGGTCAGCTAATATAATCTCTTCTACTACTTCTCTAATACGCTGTGCGTGGCTAACTGTTTTTCCCGTTTGAAAATCAGGTGTTGTTTCAACGAATGTACTAATTCCTAGTTCCATGTATGGAACCTCCTATCTTATAAATAAGTCACTGCTTTCTACTTTTCCTTTCCTCAAGGTGATCATGAACTTCTTTATTGCTTTTGGTTTAAGTCCCATCATTGAACAAGGTTCCAAAGCCTTTTTTTCAATAGTCCTTTGAAAAATTCCATCTCTTTACTCAGAAAAGATCATGGTCTCTCTATCATCTCCTCATATTGTTGCACATTCAAAATGCCAAACATTTTCAAGTCTGTTGATAAGAGAGATTTGCAGATCTTATTTCACGTCCAATGTATCAAAGCTGAGTGTCACCTTGTTTCCCCTTTTCATGAAGTTGTTTCGCACCTAAACCGATCTTTTTCAGTAATTCAATTAATTGCTCTTTTTCTTCTCTTTCAATAAAGGACAAGTTTTGTGAAATAGCATCTGTATGTTTTGGAAATATAACATCGAATAATTGCTTCCCTTTGTCCGTAAGGTGTACTTGAAATACTCGCTTATCAGAGGGCGCACACTGCCTTTTGACAAGCTCTTGCTTCTCTAATTTATTGACCACATATGTAATGCTTCCACTTGGAATGGATAAAATGTCACTAATTTTTTGAACAGGATGCGGTCCCTTGCTATACAACAACTCAAGAATCTGAAAATTTTCAAATCCAATCTTATAGCTTTCAATATCTTTTTGAATATTTGTAAAAAGGGCTTGGTAGGCTTTCATCCAAACTCGGAAAAGCCTTAAATCTAATTCACGTTCATGCTGCACCATAGCAACTACTCCTTTTTCAATAAATCCTAAAAATAGGATAAATTTATCCTAACACTAGGATATTTTCTTGTCAATGTGTTTGTTTCATAGCAAAGACTGATGACTGCCCTAGTTGTACCGATAAAACAGCTCGTAAACTGCTTGTTATAGCAATGCCTGTTTCCTTTTATCATCCGCAAAAGGCGAATGTCTGTTTACACTGAATTGAGTTTGATGAGAGCGTCTGTGTAAGGAAAGTAGTCGTTGATCGAAAACTGGACTACAAAAACCTCGTTCAAGTAACCATATCTCAAGGTTTCGCCTTCTCGTGATGATATAATAGAAGCAGTTCAATCAAAACAAAAGTGCAAAATCTCTTGAATGATCGTACTTGGAGGAGAGAATGATGATAAGACGACTTGATCATATCGTGTTGACCGTTCAACATCTAGAGGAAACCATTCGCTTTTATACAAACGTATTAGGGATGAAGGAAGAGACCTTCGGAGACGGCCGAAAAGCACTCCGTTTTGGTTTGCAAAAGATCAACCTTCATGAAGCAGGACACGAGTTTGAACCAAAAGCATCGCATCCCTTGCCTGGATCTGCTGATTTGTGTTTCATCACAGATTTGGACATGGATGACTTATTGCTGCACCTTCGAAAACAGGTCGTGCCAATTGAAGAGGGACCGGTCGAGCGTACTGGTGCTCTAGGTCCAATTGAATCCATTTATATCCGTGATCCTGATATGAATTTAATTGAGATCTCTAGATATATAGAGGAGAAATGACGCGCTTGTACTTAAGACCAATTGGAGAACAGAATTCTCCTGAGTATTCTCAAAGGCTGTCAGCACGAAGAGACGCTTGACATGACTGGAATTTATAAAAAAACATCAAAATAAAAAAATGGCACAGGAATTGAATCATATCAAGCCGCAGTTTTAAAGCCAATGCTTGATTATTCAACCTATGCCTTTCATCTATGGGGTTATTCTGCTGCTGTCTCTTCGGTCACCTTCCCCTTCCAAATAAGCGTTAAGCCTAATCCTAGAAATAAGACAACACCTGCAAATAGAAATGGGAAGTGAATATTTTGATCAAATAAAATTCCGCCGAGTGCTGGGCCAAAAATCGTCCCAAGGCTTGTGTACGTTGAGTTCATCCCCGCTACAAATCCTTGCTGGTTGCCAGCGATTTTTGAAAGAAATGTCGTTAATGCCGGTCGTAATAAATCAAATGCCAAGAAAATGATACATGTGACAATCAGCACGACTATAAACCCTGAGACGACAGTGGAAACGAAAGCTAAAATCGCACCGACGATTAAGCAAAGCTGGATCACTCTTTTCTCACCAAGGAAATTCACAAGTTGACCGAAGACAAGTACTTGAATGATCACAGCCACAATGGAGCTGACGGTAATAATAATTGCAATATCTTTCGGTCCGAAACCGAACTTATGATTTGTAAACAAACTAAATACTGTTTCATATGCTGATAAACCGAATGATAGCACAAATACAATAATGAAAGCGATGAGATAGCTGGGATGGATTGATTTTTTCAAGTCTTTAAAGAAGGTCGAGTCTTTCACATTCTCCATTTGCTTCTCTCGTTCTTCTTTTGTGAATGGCTCTTTTAGCATAAACATAGAGGAGATGACCGCAATAAAGGCAATACCTGCTGCAAAGAAAAACGGCAGACGAACGCCATATTCTGCAATAAATCCCCCAATTCCCGGTCCAATGATAAACCCCGTACTAATCGCCGCAGACACATACCCCATAGCCTTTGATCTTTCTTGAACTGTCGTGATATCTGCTATGTAGGCTGTCACAGCAGGCATAATAAATGCCGCACTAATGCCGCCTAGAACCCTTGCTCCATATAGGACGTATACATGTGTCCCTAATCCAAAAACGAGTTCAGACAGTGCGAATAGAAACAGTCCTGACACGATCATGACTTTTCTGCCGTAGCGATCCACCCATCTTCCTGCTAAGGGTGATGAGATTAATTGAGCAACGGCAAATGCAGCGACAAGATATCCCATTGTACTGCCTGTTAAGTGCATCACATTCATAAATAAAGGCATGACAGGAATAATAAGTCCAATGCCTAAAAACGCAATAAAAATATTACTTAGTAAAATTACCAGTACAGCCTTTTGTTCTTTCAACGGTTTTTGCATGATGTATCTCCTTTACTGGCTCTCTTGTTTCTCATGATGGTTGATCCCGTGAATAAACAATGAGATGGCCTCTTTTTGCAATTTTTTTCGTTGTTGTATGGTGTCATTTTTATATAGCACATCTAATCCGTAAAAAACGGAGAGTAAAATTTTCACTTTTGACTCTATATGCTCAATAGACCAACTGCCGTCTTGATTTCCTTCAAGTAAGATTTCTCTCATCACGTCATCAAAGTCAACATCAATCTTGTTCATCCGTTCCACGACTTCCTCTGACGTAAAAGCACTTGCATAAAACTCCTCGCTGGCTCTCATTAATGGGTAATTGATACTCATTTGACTAAGTAGCTCTGCAAAACCTGCCAACTTATCTGTTGCAGCATTTAATGTTTTTTTCACGTCATTCCACTTCTCCATCATGACGCGATGGTCCTCTTCCATGATATGAAGGAACAAAAACTCTTTACCTTTAAAATGATGATAAAGGTTGCCTTTACTTACCCCAGCAGA includes the following:
- a CDS encoding VOC family protein — protein: MIRRLDHIVLTVQHLEETIRFYTNVLGMKEETFGDGRKALRFGLQKINLHEAGHEFEPKASHPLPGSADLCFITDLDMDDLLLHLRKQVVPIEEGPVERTGALGPIESIYIRDPDMNLIEISRYIEEK
- a CDS encoding TetR family transcriptional regulator C-terminal domain-containing protein, whose product is MTSTQGGVGKSEKTKQKIVTASRDLFAKKGYSETSVRDILESAGVSKGNLYHHFKGKEFLFLHIMEEDHRVMMEKWNDVKKTLNAATDKLAGFAELLSQMSINYPLMRASEEFYASAFTSEEVVERMNKIDVDFDDVMREILLEGNQDGSWSIEHIESKVKILLSVFYGLDVLYKNDTIQQRKKLQKEAISLFIHGINHHEKQESQ
- a CDS encoding MFS transporter, translated to MQKPLKEQKAVLVILLSNIFIAFLGIGLIIPVMPLFMNVMHLTGSTMGYLVAAFAVAQLISSPLAGRWVDRYGRKVMIVSGLFLFALSELVFGLGTHVYVLYGARVLGGISAAFIMPAVTAYIADITTVQERSKAMGYVSAAISTGFIIGPGIGGFIAEYGVRLPFFFAAGIAFIAVISSMFMLKEPFTKEEREKQMENVKDSTFFKDLKKSIHPSYLIAFIIVFVLSFGLSAYETVFSLFTNHKFGFGPKDIAIIITVSSIVAVIIQVLVFGQLVNFLGEKRVIQLCLIVGAILAFVSTVVSGFIVVLIVTCIIFLAFDLLRPALTTFLSKIAGNQQGFVAGMNSTYTSLGTIFGPALGGILFDQNIHFPFLFAGVVLFLGLGLTLIWKGKVTEETAAE
- a CDS encoding MarR family transcriptional regulator — its product is MVQHERELDLRLFRVWMKAYQALFTNIQKDIESYKIGFENFQILELLYSKGPHPVQKISDILSIPSGSITYVVNKLEKQELVKRQCAPSDKRVFQVHLTDKGKQLFDVIFPKHTDAISQNLSFIEREEKEQLIELLKKIGLGAKQLHEKGKQGDTQL
- a CDS encoding XRE family transcriptional regulator, with amino-acid sequence MKEVQSIISKNVKLLREQKKLSLEKMADLTGVSKTMIGQIERGESTPTITTLWKIANGLKVSFSELIYAPQPEINVVRKEEGQVLTEDEGRYRVYTTFPFDVRRKFEVYQVEIDLGGSLSADEHIGGTEELITVFEGELYLSIGDEEYTLKAGDSIRFKADRPHEYRQLGNQITRLQMILYYPN
- a CDS encoding LysE family transporter; the encoded protein is MFLSMLIYAFVTSFTPGPNNIMAMVFTNKYGVKQTFRFCLGVGIGFFVILCISCFFNMILHQVMPKIGWIMAFIGAGYMLYLAVKIMKSKGGEDEVLDRYNHFIPGMLLQFINPKAILYGLTVISTFVLPYGQSNVHLILLTTILALIGFLGTFSWSLFGSIFKRFIASYQRPFHILMGLLLVYSAISMIWGYVM
- a CDS encoding LLM class flavin-dependent oxidoreductase, producing the protein MELGISTFVETTPDFQTGKTVSHAQRIREVVEEIILADQVGLDVFGVGEHHRKDFAASNPAVLLAAAATQTKNIRLTSAVTVLSSADPVRVFQDFATLDGLSNGRAEIMAGRGSFIESFPLFGYDLSDYEELFEEKLDLLLKLQQSERVTWSGKHRASIQDVGVYPRPVQDPLPIWIGSGGNRESVVRAGLLGLPLVLAIIGGSPRQFTPLVQLYKQAAVHAGHDPAKLTVASHSHGFVAEETELAADQFFPSTQHVMNTLARERGWEPYTRSTFDAARTLEGALYVGDPDTVAEKVIHLRKNVGITRFMLHVPVGSMPHDQVLKAIELFGKEVAPQVREEVARWEAKQK